One Manihot esculenta cultivar AM560-2 chromosome 6, M.esculenta_v8, whole genome shotgun sequence DNA segment encodes these proteins:
- the LOC110617503 gene encoding uncharacterized protein LOC110617503 produces MSAIVCGKRSFFEELTVTSPPVSKRIRCSSSSPVRFSPPRSYNAVYISSPPSNISSSPLIEKLLALFPDMDKQILERALEECGDDLDSAIRSLNELRLGSADNNLGSNLVRSDAILENNVQQEGVSTNNTEASPTDDPSAPVQLAMDGPEWVELFVREMMSASNMDDARARAARALEVLEKSICARAGAEAAKSFQQENMMLKEQVQALIQENAILKRAVSIQHERQKEFEDKNQELQHLKQLVSQYQEQLRALEVNNYALTMHLKQAQQSSSIPGRFHPDVF; encoded by the exons aTGTCTGCCATAGTGTGCGGGAAGAGATCCTTTTTCGAAGAATTGACAGTGACAAGCCCTCCCGTTTCCAAGAGAATCCGCTGTTCCTCTTCCTCTCCTGTTCGTTTCTCTCCTCCAAGGTCATATAACGCTGTTTATATTTCCTCCCCCCCGTCCAATATATCTTCTTCGCCTTTGATCGAGAAACTCCTTGCTCTTTTCCCTGATATGGACAAACAG aTTCTTGAGAGAGCACTCGAAGAATGTGGCGATGATTTAGATTCAGCTATCAGAAGTTTGAATGAGCTTCGTTTAGGTTCTGCTGATAATAACTTGGGTTCTAATTTAGTTAGATCTGATGCAATCCTTGAGAATAATGTTCAACAAGAAG GCGTATCAACAAATAATACAGAAGCTTCACCAACAGATGATCCATCAGCTCCAGTACAACTTGCAATGGATGGGCCAGAGTGGGTAGAGCTATTTGTTAGGGAAATGATGAGTGCCTCCAACATGGATGATGCTAGGGCTCGTGCTGCAAGAGCACTGGAAGTTCTGGAGAAGTCCATCTGTGCTCGTGCTGGAGCAGAGGCGGCCAAAAGTTTTCAGCAG GAAAATATGATGTTGAAGGAGCAAGTGCAAGCACTGATTCAGGAAAATGCAATTCTCAAGAGAGCCGTATCTATTCAGCATGAGCGTCAAAAAGAGTTTGAAGATAAGAATCAGGAGTTGCAGCATCTGAAGCAACTGGTGTCCCAATACCAGGAACAGTTGAGAGCCTTGGAG GTGAACAACTATGCATTGACAATGCACCTGAAGCAGGCTCAGCAAAGCAGCTCAATCCCAGGCCGATTCCACCCAGATGTCTTCTAG